The Butyrivibrio sp. AE3004 genome contains a region encoding:
- a CDS encoding ParA family protein: MKTISFCNQKGGVAKTTSTYALATGLAKKGYKVLMIDSDPQENLSQAAGIDLYNIPAATLSDVFKTEKGEAGADINETLIPINDNVDLIIGGIEFTSADLDYSGVTSREFMLKRALKKLKKTYDYCIIDCSPTLALITQNVLAITDKIVVPMMPEAFATNGANMLFSWISVMSERLNNPDLDVAGILVTNCRNTNNASIWLEGIEMLAKEYEIKVYDTKIHQNVAVEESQTLNQSLFDYAPNARATKDYAAFVKEFLKGESK, from the coding sequence ATGAAAACTATATCATTTTGTAATCAAAAAGGTGGTGTAGCAAAAACCACTTCAACATATGCATTAGCTACTGGCCTTGCTAAAAAGGGCTATAAAGTACTTATGATAGATTCTGATCCGCAGGAAAATTTAAGCCAAGCAGCCGGAATCGATTTATATAACATTCCTGCAGCAACACTTTCTGATGTTTTTAAAACAGAAAAAGGTGAAGCCGGTGCAGATATAAATGAGACTTTAATTCCAATAAATGATAATGTAGACCTTATAATAGGAGGAATTGAATTTACTTCCGCTGATTTAGATTATTCTGGCGTTACTTCAAGAGAATTTATGCTAAAAAGAGCATTAAAAAAGCTAAAAAAGACGTATGATTATTGTATTATCGATTGTAGCCCTACATTAGCACTAATAACTCAAAATGTGCTTGCTATAACAGATAAAATAGTTGTTCCTATGATGCCTGAAGCATTTGCAACAAATGGTGCTAATATGTTATTTTCTTGGATTTCTGTCATGTCAGAGCGTCTTAACAATCCTGATCTTGATGTAGCTGGAATTTTGGTAACAAATTGTAGAAATACAAATAATGCAAGTATATGGCTCGAAGGTATTGAAATGTTAGCTAAAGAATACGAAATTAAAGTATATGATACCAAAATACACCAGAATGTAGCTGTAGAAGAATCTCAAACACTAAATCAATCATTATTTGATTATGCCCCTAATGCACGAGCAACAAAAGATTATGCTGCTTTTGTAAAAGAATTCCTGAAAGGAGAGTCAAAATGA
- a CDS encoding replication initiation protein, producing MGRKSKKQIEEETTAIESFLSNQHYKKANTLINSKGRSTLLVQKLFAVSIAKAELNHDDNTLEANIYGTDLKKIFGVKGGSFYEHIKAAIEPAKSKPSILDWRIIYSNDDTKEIEAINVITDASFKNGVLNVRYNSKITPFLANLQNNYTVLSLAEAVQLNSVYSFRLYEILKAEMDKQRAVTKKEGPYYIQYHLTDLKLRLGIIDSQADPAIISALKKGNPDYDAIERQADKLDGAGKLKTFGNFKKFALDKAQKELNETTSIWFDYEPVKAGRGGKVVSIRFKIDVNPRVKNNNNISNVYLQKEKTVSPAEELEYMDQVQDIIDERVKPSEIRSILKAADYNIDKVKNAYDLYTRQSNHVDNFVGWMIAAIKNNYSLSGASSKPIIGEYVQSSFSYDELESELLDNF from the coding sequence TTGGGGCGTAAATCCAAAAAGCAGATTGAAGAAGAAACAACTGCTATTGAAAGTTTTTTGTCTAATCAGCATTATAAGAAAGCTAATACACTAATTAATTCTAAGGGTAGATCTACACTTCTTGTTCAGAAGCTCTTTGCAGTAAGTATTGCCAAAGCGGAGCTTAATCATGATGATAATACACTTGAAGCAAATATATATGGTACAGATTTAAAGAAGATCTTTGGAGTAAAAGGTGGTTCTTTTTATGAACATATTAAGGCAGCTATAGAACCGGCTAAATCCAAGCCATCTATACTGGATTGGCGTATTATCTATTCAAATGATGACACTAAGGAAATAGAAGCAATAAATGTAATAACGGATGCTTCATTTAAAAATGGTGTTCTAAATGTCAGATACAATAGTAAAATCACACCATTTCTGGCAAATTTGCAGAATAATTATACAGTACTTAGCCTTGCTGAAGCTGTTCAGCTCAATAGTGTTTATTCATTTAGGTTATATGAGATATTAAAGGCTGAAATGGATAAGCAACGCGCAGTTACAAAGAAGGAAGGTCCATATTATATTCAGTATCATTTAACGGACTTAAAATTACGATTAGGAATAATAGATTCTCAGGCGGATCCGGCGATTATCAGTGCACTTAAAAAGGGAAATCCTGATTATGATGCAATAGAGCGTCAGGCTGATAAACTTGATGGAGCCGGAAAATTGAAGACTTTCGGTAATTTTAAGAAATTTGCGTTGGATAAAGCTCAGAAGGAACTGAATGAAACGACCAGTATTTGGTTTGATTACGAACCTGTTAAAGCCGGACGTGGTGGAAAAGTAGTAAGTATTCGATTTAAGATAGATGTTAATCCAAGGGTGAAAAATAATAATAACATCAGTAATGTTTATTTGCAAAAAGAAAAAACTGTTTCTCCTGCAGAAGAACTTGAATATATGGATCAAGTTCAAGATATTATTGATGAAAGAGTAAAACCTTCGGAAATAAGATCTATTCTTAAAGCTGCTGATTATAATATTGATAAGGTAAAGAATGCGTATGATCTGTATACAAGACAGAGCAATCATGTGGATAATTTTGTTGGCTGGATGATAGCAGCAATAAAAAATAATTATTCACTTTCAGGTGCATCATCTAAACCGATTATAGGGGAATATGTTCAGAGTAGTTTTTCATATGATGAACTGGAATCTGAATTATTGGATAACTTTTAA
- a CDS encoding GDSL-type esterase/lipase family protein, with product MKKVLFYGDSNTYGFDPRGMMGGRLPESERWTDIIAKKMHGEWRVFADGMNGRVIPDNPYSLLSLDKSVLEYSPLDLFAVMLGTNDLVNMSVPDAETVAAKMRDFIERQLNRTEFIDNKTGFLLIAPPKILPHMDENLEEAEAQRKRLSSELDIIAQEFGIFFADASEWDLEMSFDGLHMSSEGHELFAEKIMGILGSIDLTAERQEADDYVCAYLA from the coding sequence ATGAAAAAGGTTTTATTTTATGGTGATTCAAACACCTACGGATTTGATCCGAGAGGCATGATGGGTGGTCGCCTTCCGGAATCAGAGAGATGGACAGATATTATTGCTAAAAAAATGCATGGTGAATGGCGTGTTTTTGCTGATGGAATGAATGGTAGAGTTATTCCGGATAATCCGTATTCTCTTCTTTCCTTAGATAAATCAGTTTTAGAATATAGTCCTTTGGATTTATTCGCAGTAATGCTTGGTACAAATGATCTTGTAAATATGTCGGTTCCTGATGCTGAGACTGTAGCTGCAAAAATGAGAGATTTTATAGAAAGACAGTTAAATCGCACGGAATTTATTGATAATAAGACAGGTTTTTTGTTGATAGCTCCACCTAAAATTCTTCCTCATATGGATGAGAATCTGGAAGAAGCTGAGGCACAAAGGAAGAGGCTTTCATCTGAACTGGATATTATAGCTCAGGAATTCGGAATATTTTTTGCTGATGCGAGCGAATGGGATTTGGAAATGTCCTTTGATGGTTTGCATATGTCTTCAGAGGGACACGAGTTATTTGCAGAAAAAATTATGGGAATACTAGGAAGTATTGATCTGACAGCTGAAAGACAGGAAGCAGATGATTACGTGTGTGCATATCTTGCATAA
- a CDS encoding GNAT family N-acetyltransferase, with protein sequence MRIEEKKVTIKGGKELKLRTVLREDAEKILAFRRDVAGETIYLTRYPYEIDNSVDKERDIIGNYLRAEHLGMLAIFDEDMIVGITSISPVGITFKTRHRASAELVVRKKYWNLGLGSYLLDQVIEMAGNCGYERLELSVFADNARALRLYKKKGFIECGQIPQAFKMMDGTYHDEIMMSKNLWRH encoded by the coding sequence ATGAGAATTGAAGAAAAAAAAGTCACGATTAAGGGAGGAAAAGAACTAAAGCTAAGAACCGTATTAAGAGAAGATGCGGAAAAAATACTGGCATTTAGAAGAGATGTTGCAGGAGAAACAATTTATTTAACGAGATATCCTTATGAAATTGATAATTCTGTAGATAAAGAGCGTGATATAATAGGAAACTATCTTAGAGCAGAGCATTTAGGAATGCTTGCGATTTTTGATGAAGATATGATAGTGGGAATTACTTCAATCAGTCCGGTAGGAATTACTTTTAAAACAAGACACAGAGCATCCGCAGAACTTGTTGTAAGAAAAAAATATTGGAATCTGGGTCTTGGTTCATATCTGTTGGATCAGGTTATAGAAATGGCAGGCAATTGTGGATATGAAAGGCTTGAACTTAGTGTTTTTGCGGATAATGCAAGGGCATTAAGACTTTATAAGAAGAAAGGATTTATTGAGTGCGGACAGATTCCCCAAGCTTTTAAAATGATGGATGGGACATATCATGATGAAATTATGATGTCCAAGAATTTATGGAGACATTGA
- a CDS encoding tRNA dihydrouridine synthase has translation MRTTFAPMEGITIYCYRNAHHKVFKEGIDYYYTPFLSIYKHHAIKKRDMREILPENNKDKGIRIIPQIMANEADEIIWALNDLYERGYEEVNLNMGCPVGTVVSKNKGSGMLLNPDKLHEIFSRVFDEEITEKIKFTVKTRLGLENSHEFEDILPVLNKFPFGQVIIHPRVRKQMYQGTPDMEVFEWAYENSTNPVGYNGNIFSAGDYADIAGKFPNLSEIMIGRGLVANPALAREIKTGEHITFEELKEFMTELQNCYKDEIFADESIMHKMKEIWFYVGNLLEKEDGTDSDPYIHKIRTAKNIADYRNAVRVIYNECRIRNL, from the coding sequence ATGAGAACAACATTTGCGCCAATGGAAGGTATAACTATATATTGCTATAGGAATGCTCATCATAAAGTTTTTAAAGAGGGTATTGATTATTATTACACACCATTTTTATCGATTTATAAGCATCATGCTATAAAAAAAAGAGATATGCGAGAAATTCTCCCTGAAAATAATAAAGATAAGGGAATTCGGATTATTCCACAGATTATGGCAAATGAAGCAGATGAAATAATATGGGCATTAAATGATTTGTATGAAAGGGGATATGAGGAAGTAAATCTTAATATGGGATGTCCTGTAGGAACAGTTGTAAGTAAAAATAAGGGTTCAGGGATGCTACTTAATCCGGATAAGCTGCATGAGATTTTTTCCAGGGTTTTTGATGAAGAAATTACAGAAAAGATAAAGTTTACTGTAAAAACCAGATTGGGGCTTGAAAATTCGCATGAATTTGAAGATATTTTGCCAGTGCTAAATAAGTTTCCATTCGGACAGGTTATAATTCATCCGAGAGTTAGAAAGCAGATGTACCAGGGAACTCCGGATATGGAAGTATTTGAATGGGCATATGAGAATAGTACTAATCCTGTAGGATATAATGGTAATATATTTTCTGCCGGTGATTATGCTGATATAGCAGGAAAATTTCCGAATTTGTCCGAAATAATGATAGGAAGAGGATTGGTCGCTAATCCAGCATTGGCAAGAGAGATAAAGACAGGGGAACATATTACGTTTGAAGAGCTAAAAGAATTTATGACTGAATTACAAAATTGTTATAAAGATGAGATATTTGCAGATGAATCTATAATGCATAAGATGAAAGAAATATGGTTTTATGTAGGGAACCTTCTGGAAAAGGAAGACGGAACGGATTCAGATCCGTATATTCATAAAATAAGAACTGCAAAAAATATTGCTGATTACAGAAATGCTGTAAGGGTTATATATAATGAATGCAGAATAAGAAATTTATAA
- a CDS encoding HU family DNA-binding protein gives MNKTELVEAIAKETGLSKKDSEKAVKAFIDVVSKTLKKKDKVQLVGFGTFETSKRAARTGKNPQTGEEIKIPASIAPKFKPGKALKDLVNKK, from the coding sequence ATGAATAAAACAGAACTTGTAGAAGCCATTGCTAAGGAAACAGGTCTTTCAAAGAAAGACTCCGAGAAGGCTGTAAAGGCATTTATTGATGTTGTTTCCAAGACTCTTAAGAAAAAGGATAAGGTTCAACTTGTAGGTTTCGGTACTTTCGAAACATCAAAGAGAGCCGCAAGAACAGGTAAGAATCCTCAGACAGGTGAGGAAATCAAGATTCCTGCTTCTATTGCTCCGAAATTCAAGCCTGGTAAGGCTCTGAAGGATCTTGTAAACAAGAAGTGA
- a CDS encoding MATE family efflux transporter, translating to MKKAEITVAEAIKVKLPLKECLIGEAKFYRKVAIVVLPMIIQNTLSNIVGLLDNVMVGQVGTLAMSSVAIVNQLMFVYMLCVWGALAGAGIFGTQFFGKKDFEGVRYTMRFKLIVALVITTLAIIIFLIAGDSLINLYISADTPFAEAQETLKLANKYLHIMLIGIIPFSIVQTYAGTIRESGKTTLPMIASMCAMLINFIFNILLIFGYMGFPKLGVAGAAIATVISRFVEFGIVITIAHSNHSSYAFISGLYKNFHVPVRLIWPILSKSLPLLANEFFWSMGQAALLQSYSIRGIQVIAAMNIANTIAQIFNEVFLSLGNSSSIVVGQELGAEHYINARKYAWRMASLSVSSCLVMGTLLYCVAPIIPQFYNTEPEIRTLASEFIRVVSFVMPLNAFANVAYFILRSGGKTMVTFLFDSCFSWLVSVPASRLLTGHNAIPVQTVYLCVCSLEMIKCIIGFVLVKKGVWVRNIVKKT from the coding sequence ATGAAAAAAGCAGAGATTACTGTGGCGGAGGCTATAAAGGTCAAACTTCCGCTTAAAGAATGTCTGATAGGCGAAGCGAAATTTTATAGAAAAGTCGCTATTGTTGTTTTGCCAATGATTATTCAGAATACATTATCAAACATAGTAGGTTTACTTGATAATGTAATGGTTGGCCAAGTAGGCACACTCGCAATGTCATCTGTAGCGATTGTCAATCAACTGATGTTTGTTTACATGCTTTGTGTGTGGGGGGCATTGGCGGGAGCAGGTATATTTGGCACACAGTTTTTTGGAAAAAAAGACTTTGAAGGTGTTAGATATACAATGCGATTCAAACTTATAGTAGCACTTGTTATCACTACATTAGCAATAATAATATTTTTGATTGCAGGTGATAGTCTTATAAATCTTTATATTTCTGCAGATACTCCCTTTGCAGAGGCACAGGAAACGCTGAAATTAGCAAATAAATATTTGCATATAATGCTCATTGGAATTATTCCGTTCAGCATAGTTCAGACCTATGCAGGTACGATCAGAGAATCAGGGAAAACAACATTACCAATGATTGCAAGCATGTGTGCTATGCTTATTAATTTTATATTTAATATACTTCTTATTTTTGGATATATGGGATTTCCCAAACTTGGTGTTGCAGGTGCTGCAATAGCTACTGTTATTTCCAGATTTGTTGAGTTTGGAATAGTTATAACAATAGCGCATAGCAATCATTCGAGTTATGCATTTATATCAGGTTTGTATAAAAATTTTCATGTACCTGTCAGACTTATTTGGCCGATATTGTCAAAATCTTTGCCATTGCTGGCAAATGAGTTTTTTTGGAGTATGGGACAGGCTGCTTTATTGCAGAGTTATTCCATAAGAGGAATTCAGGTTATTGCTGCAATGAATATTGCTAATACAATAGCTCAGATTTTTAATGAAGTATTTCTATCCCTTGGGAATTCATCATCAATTGTTGTAGGGCAGGAGTTAGGAGCAGAGCATTATATTAACGCAAGGAAATATGCATGGAGAATGGCTTCTCTAAGTGTATCCAGTTGTTTGGTTATGGGTACATTATTGTATTGTGTAGCGCCTATTATTCCTCAGTTCTATAATACTGAGCCTGAAATCAGAACCCTTGCATCCGAGTTTATCAGAGTTGTTTCTTTTGTGATGCCATTGAATGCCTTTGCAAATGTGGCTTACTTCATATTAAGATCCGGTGGAAAGACAATGGTTACATTTTTATTTGACAGTTGTTTTTCCTGGCTGGTAAGCGTTCCTGCATCAAGATTACTTACAGGGCATAATGCAATACCGGTTCAGACAGTGTATTTATGTGTATGTTCTCTTGAGATGATCAAATGTATTATTGGTTTTGTTCTTGTAAAAAAAGGTGTGTGGGTAAGGAATATTGTTAAGAAAACATAA